A stretch of Candidatus Thermoplasmatota archaeon DNA encodes these proteins:
- the uvrB gene encoding excinuclease ABC subunit UvrB, translating into MPSLRVQSEYEPAGDQPQAIASLVRSIERGDERATLLGVTGSGKTFTIAKVIEQLQRPTLVISHNKTLAAQLYAEFREFFPDNAVEYFVSYYDYYQPEAYLPTTDTYIAKDSARNEEIDRLRLSATQSLLTRGDTIVVASVSCIFGLGNPHEYKAAHLVLEQGQSIERDVVLARLVDMQYKRNDFEVQRGCFRVRGDTVDVESPDGLDVFRIEWFGDAIERLTRIERVTGRTLTNLPAVALYPAKHFVTPKDEIERVCQAIEQELAERLSELRAGGKLVEGQRLEQRTNFDLEMIREVGYCSGIENYSRHFDGRTPGEPPYTLLDYFPKGEFLTVVDESHVTLPQLRGMHAGDRSRKEVLVEYGFRLPCALDNRPLRFEEFEARVGQVVYVSATPGPHERKVSRAIVEQLVRPTGLLDPEVEIRPAKGQVEDLLSEIRARIERKERVLVTTLTKKMAEDLTKYYEDLGLKVRYLHSDVDTLDRIDLLEDLRAGAFDVLVGINLLREGLDLPEVSLVAVLDADKEGYLRSETSLVQTMGRAARNKGGTVLLYADQLTDSLRRAVEETRRRRAVQAAFNERHGIVPRTIEKAIRRMREREKEAIEEVKREATTEAELEVLITELSGKMQLAAKRLDFEAAAYYRDQIRKLRGAEPTGQRVVRRSFKGVTGRD; encoded by the coding sequence TTGCCCTCGTTGCGCGTGCAATCCGAGTACGAGCCCGCCGGCGACCAGCCGCAGGCGATCGCCTCGCTCGTGCGCTCGATCGAGCGCGGCGACGAGCGCGCCACGCTCCTTGGCGTGACCGGATCGGGAAAGACCTTCACGATCGCCAAGGTGATCGAGCAGCTCCAGCGACCCACGCTTGTCATCTCGCACAACAAGACCCTCGCCGCGCAGCTGTACGCGGAATTCCGGGAGTTCTTCCCCGACAACGCGGTCGAGTACTTCGTCTCCTACTACGACTACTACCAGCCCGAGGCGTACCTCCCGACGACGGACACCTACATCGCCAAGGACTCGGCCCGCAACGAGGAGATCGATCGGCTGCGCCTGTCGGCCACGCAGAGCCTCCTCACGCGGGGCGACACCATCGTCGTCGCCTCCGTCTCGTGCATCTTCGGCCTTGGCAACCCCCACGAGTACAAGGCCGCCCACCTCGTGCTCGAGCAGGGCCAATCGATCGAGCGCGACGTCGTGCTCGCGCGCCTGGTCGACATGCAGTACAAGCGCAACGACTTCGAGGTGCAGCGCGGCTGCTTCCGCGTCCGGGGCGACACGGTCGACGTGGAGAGCCCCGACGGGCTCGACGTCTTCCGCATCGAGTGGTTCGGGGACGCGATCGAGCGCTTGACGCGCATCGAGCGCGTCACGGGCCGCACGCTCACGAACCTTCCCGCCGTCGCGCTGTATCCCGCCAAGCACTTCGTGACCCCCAAGGACGAGATCGAGCGCGTCTGCCAGGCCATCGAGCAGGAGCTCGCCGAGCGCCTGTCCGAGCTTCGCGCCGGAGGCAAGCTCGTGGAAGGCCAGCGCCTCGAGCAGCGGACGAACTTCGACCTCGAGATGATCCGCGAGGTCGGCTACTGCTCGGGCATCGAGAACTACAGCCGCCACTTCGACGGACGCACGCCAGGCGAGCCTCCGTACACGCTCCTCGACTACTTCCCCAAGGGGGAGTTCCTGACCGTGGTCGACGAGAGCCACGTCACGCTCCCGCAGCTTCGCGGCATGCACGCGGGCGACCGATCGCGCAAGGAGGTGCTCGTGGAGTACGGCTTCCGCCTGCCGTGCGCCCTCGACAACCGCCCGCTGCGGTTCGAGGAGTTCGAGGCGCGCGTCGGCCAAGTCGTGTACGTGAGCGCCACGCCCGGCCCGCACGAGCGCAAGGTCTCCCGCGCGATCGTCGAGCAGCTCGTGCGGCCCACGGGCCTCCTGGACCCGGAGGTCGAGATCCGCCCCGCCAAAGGCCAGGTCGAGGACCTCCTCTCCGAGATCCGGGCGCGCATCGAGCGCAAGGAACGCGTGCTCGTCACGACGCTTACGAAGAAGATGGCCGAGGACCTCACGAAGTACTACGAGGACCTCGGGCTCAAGGTCCGCTACCTGCACAGCGACGTGGACACGCTCGACCGCATCGACCTGCTCGAGGACCTCCGCGCGGGCGCCTTCGACGTGCTCGTCGGCATCAACCTCCTGCGCGAAGGGCTCGACCTTCCCGAGGTCTCGCTCGTGGCCGTGCTCGACGCGGACAAGGAGGGGTACCTGCGCAGCGAGACGAGCCTCGTGCAGACGATGGGCCGCGCCGCGCGCAACAAGGGGGGGACGGTGCTCCTCTACGCCGACCAGCTCACGGACTCGCTTCGCCGCGCGGTCGAGGAGACGCGGCGCCGCCGCGCCGTGCAGGCCGCCTTCAACGAGCGCCACGGCATCGTCCCGCGCACGATCGAGAAGGCCATCCGCCGCATGCGCGAGCGGGAGAAGGAAGCCATCGAGGAGGTCAAGCGGGAGGCCACGACCGAGGCCGAGCTTGAGGTCCTGATCACGGAGCTCTCCGGCAAGATGCAACTTGCCGCCAAGCGGCTGGACTTCGAGGCGGCGGCGTACTATCGCGATCAGATCCGAAAGCTCCGCGGCGCGGAGCCCACGGGTCAGAGGGTCGTCCGAAGGAGCTTCAAGGGCGTGACCGGGCGGGACTAG
- a CDS encoding winged helix-turn-helix transcriptional regulator → MYSRITGIQVLDHGTRHDMLSMITAKPGTSFKELQDAVRLADGPTTWHLEKLSREGFVSLVRDGKTRRYFTKDFPPTLAKAIVAVREPSRRALLHGIFARAGASQTELAAAVGLSPPTALHHLDILEKQGLVEAWREGRVKRYRATETAREVLGRAGG, encoded by the coding sequence ATGTATTCCCGCATCACGGGAATCCAGGTGCTCGACCACGGGACCCGGCACGACATGCTCTCCATGATCACGGCCAAACCGGGCACCTCGTTCAAGGAGCTGCAGGACGCCGTGCGCCTGGCCGACGGGCCCACCACCTGGCATCTCGAGAAGCTCTCGCGCGAGGGCTTCGTCTCCCTCGTCCGCGACGGCAAGACCCGCCGCTACTTCACCAAAGACTTCCCCCCCACGCTTGCCAAGGCCATCGTCGCGGTCCGGGAACCCTCCCGCCGGGCGCTCCTGCACGGCATCTTCGCCCGTGCGGGCGCAAGCCAAACCGAGCTTGCCGCCGCGGTCGGCCTTTCGCCGCCCACCGCCCTGCACCATCTCGACATCCTCGAGAAGCAAGGCCTCGTCGAGGCCTGGCGCGAGGGACGCGTCAAGCGCTACCGCGCGACCGAAACGGCGCGCGAGGTGCTTGGAAGGGCGGGCGGTTAA
- a CDS encoding ATP-binding cassette domain-containing protein, with the protein MRLTLSRVAASHGGRLALRGVDLAVPEGGVLAVMGPSGAGKTTLLRVAALLHPVESGEVLVDGALPRDALAARRRMGVVLQRPVALAGTVLDNAAVGLRVRGVPREEAHARALPALLRMDLAHVAGRPARHLSGGELQRLAFVRATLVEPEILLLDEFTANLDPANVLALEAATGAFARQPGRSVLLCTHDVFQARRLATEVAFLRDGSVVERGGREALHAPANAWTRGFLAGEVVP; encoded by the coding sequence GTGAGGCTCACGCTTTCGCGCGTGGCGGCAAGTCACGGCGGCCGGCTTGCGCTTCGCGGCGTGGACCTTGCCGTGCCCGAGGGCGGAGTGCTTGCGGTCATGGGCCCTTCCGGCGCCGGCAAGACGACGCTCCTTCGCGTCGCCGCCCTCTTGCATCCGGTCGAAAGCGGCGAGGTGCTCGTGGACGGCGCGCTCCCGCGGGACGCGCTCGCCGCGCGCCGCCGCATGGGCGTCGTCCTCCAGCGTCCGGTGGCCCTTGCGGGGACCGTGCTCGACAACGCGGCCGTGGGTCTTCGCGTCCGCGGCGTGCCGCGCGAGGAGGCGCACGCGCGGGCGCTTCCGGCGCTTCTCCGCATGGATCTTGCGCACGTCGCCGGCCGCCCTGCGCGGCACCTCTCGGGCGGGGAGCTCCAGCGCCTGGCCTTCGTGCGGGCGACGCTCGTCGAGCCCGAGATCCTCCTCCTCGACGAGTTCACGGCCAATCTCGATCCCGCCAACGTGCTCGCGCTCGAGGCGGCCACGGGCGCCTTTGCCCGTCAGCCCGGCCGCTCGGTTCTTCTGTGCACGCACGACGTCTTCCAGGCCAGGCGGCTTGCCACCGAGGTGGCCTTCCTGCGCGACGGTTCGGTGGTCGAGCGGGGAGGCCGCGAGGCGCTTCACGCACCCGCGAATGCGTGGACACGCGGGTTCCTGGCCGGCGAGGTCGTCCCCTAG
- a CDS encoding ABC transporter permease — protein MSADVGAITLLTVQVALASTALAGVLGVPAGLWLGERRTRFRRTFLVLTRTLYGLPPVLAGLFVFLLLSRAGPLGSLGLLFTPEAMVVAQVLLLAPLLAGMVASAVASVDPLLGETARAVGASESQVRGMLLREIRRSLVGALMLAFGRAIGEVGAVIIVGGNIQSHTRVLTTAIVLETGRGDLQYAVLLGVILLALSAATVLALTLWEDRP, from the coding sequence ATGAGCGCCGACGTCGGGGCGATCACGCTTCTCACCGTCCAGGTGGCGCTTGCCAGCACGGCGCTCGCCGGCGTCCTCGGCGTGCCGGCGGGGTTGTGGCTGGGCGAGCGGCGGACGCGTTTTCGCCGCACGTTCCTCGTCCTCACTCGCACGCTCTACGGCCTTCCTCCGGTGCTCGCCGGGCTCTTCGTGTTCCTGCTCCTCTCGCGCGCGGGGCCGCTTGGGTCGTTGGGGCTTCTCTTCACGCCGGAGGCGATGGTGGTGGCGCAGGTGCTTCTCCTGGCGCCGCTTCTGGCCGGCATGGTCGCCTCGGCCGTCGCGTCGGTCGATCCGCTGCTTGGTGAGACCGCGCGCGCCGTGGGCGCAAGCGAGTCGCAGGTGCGCGGGATGCTGCTGCGCGAGATCCGCCGGAGCCTCGTGGGCGCGCTCATGCTGGCCTTCGGGCGCGCGATCGGCGAGGTGGGCGCCGTCATCATCGTGGGCGGCAACATCCAGTCGCACACGCGCGTGCTCACGACCGCGATCGTGCTTGAGACCGGAAGGGGCGACCTCCAGTACGCGGTCCTGCTGGGCGTGATCCTGCTTGCGCTCTCGGCGGCGACCGTGCTTGCCCTCACGCTGTGGGAGGACCGCCCGTGA
- a CDS encoding substrate-binding domain-containing protein: MRTVAALAIAALLAPALAGCLSAFESSPRPALRVSTTTSLENSGLLASIVPVFEQARGIDVRVRALGTGLALEDAKRGNADVLLTHAPALEEAFVAQGFGTGRHVFARNGFLIVGPSGDGVRVAGLDAPAAMAALAQAGAPFVSRGDGSGTHARERELWALSGLDYDREVVPAPWYRLVGQGMGATLRIASELSAYTLVDEATYHSYRSALALVVHVQGGEALTNVYSALPVDASRVPGVNSEAAGAFVEWLLSAEGRAAVETFAVDGRPLFRAGASGGGA; this comes from the coding sequence ATGCGGACCGTCGCCGCGCTTGCGATCGCCGCGCTTCTGGCCCCCGCGCTCGCCGGGTGCCTGTCGGCCTTCGAATCCAGCCCGCGTCCGGCGCTGCGCGTGTCCACGACGACGAGCCTTGAGAATTCCGGCCTGCTCGCCTCGATCGTTCCGGTCTTCGAGCAGGCGCGCGGGATCGACGTTCGCGTCCGCGCGCTTGGAACGGGCTTGGCGCTTGAGGACGCCAAGCGCGGCAACGCAGACGTTCTTCTCACCCACGCGCCGGCGCTCGAGGAGGCCTTCGTCGCGCAAGGGTTCGGCACGGGGCGGCACGTGTTCGCGCGCAACGGGTTCCTGATCGTGGGCCCCTCGGGGGACGGGGTGCGCGTGGCGGGCCTCGACGCTCCGGCCGCCATGGCTGCGTTGGCGCAAGCGGGTGCTCCGTTCGTGTCGCGCGGGGACGGGTCGGGCACGCACGCGCGCGAGCGCGAGCTTTGGGCGCTTTCGGGCCTCGACTACGATCGTGAGGTCGTCCCGGCGCCGTGGTACCGTCTGGTCGGGCAGGGCATGGGCGCCACGCTGCGCATCGCAAGCGAGCTTTCGGCGTACACGCTTGTCGACGAGGCCACGTACCATTCGTATCGCAGCGCGCTCGCGCTGGTCGTCCACGTGCAGGGCGGAGAAGCGCTCACGAACGTGTACAGCGCGCTTCCGGTGGACGCCTCGCGCGTGCCGGGCGTCAACTCCGAGGCGGCGGGGGCCTTCGTCGAGTGGCTGCTCTCGGCCGAAGGGCGGGCCGCCGTCGAGACGTTTGCGGTGGACGGGCGACCGTTGTTCCGCGCGGGCGCTTCGGGCGGAGGCGCATGA
- a CDS encoding TOBE domain-containing protein, with translation MPRLRTRSWLEARGRAVLPDDAAALLSAVATEGSLAAAARATGRSYRHAWGLLRKAEEAAGRPLLTRARGGAARGGARLTPAGERVLAAYEQRRGALERVTDEDTFWQAMGYGLSARNQLRGTLRAVERDGVAARVTIDLAPGQALESLITRAAADHLRLREGLRVRAVIKATEVMILAPPRKRPPS, from the coding sequence ATGCCGCGCCTGCGCACGCGAAGCTGGCTGGAGGCGCGCGGCCGCGCGGTCCTGCCCGACGACGCCGCCGCGCTCTTGTCGGCCGTTGCGACCGAGGGCTCGCTTGCGGCCGCGGCGCGCGCGACGGGCCGATCCTACCGTCACGCGTGGGGCCTCCTGCGGAAGGCGGAGGAAGCCGCCGGGCGCCCTCTCCTCACGCGGGCGCGCGGGGGCGCGGCGCGAGGCGGCGCGCGCCTTACGCCGGCCGGCGAGCGCGTGCTTGCCGCCTACGAGCAACGGCGCGGCGCGCTCGAGCGCGTCACGGACGAGGACACCTTCTGGCAGGCGATGGGGTACGGCCTGTCGGCGCGCAACCAGCTCCGCGGGACGCTGCGGGCCGTCGAGCGCGACGGCGTGGCGGCCCGCGTCACGATCGACCTTGCGCCCGGCCAGGCGCTGGAGAGCCTCATCACCCGAGCCGCCGCCGACCACCTCCGCCTGCGGGAAGGGCTTCGCGTGAGGGCCGTGATCAAGGCCACGGAGGTCATGATCCTCGCGCCCCCGCGCAAGCGTCCACCGTCGTGA
- a CDS encoding Holliday junction resolvase-like protein gives MLAADALALAILTFLLGWALARAGRAAAVAAARRDTAVRQRAVVRGNAVEQLAPMLPGFRWNPADARWIGKPVDFVVFDGYSAARDGACADLPWIVLVEVKSGRGEISSDERRIRDAVEKGRVRYEVWRVP, from the coding sequence ATGCTTGCCGCCGACGCGCTGGCCCTCGCGATCCTCACCTTCCTCCTCGGGTGGGCCCTTGCCCGGGCCGGCCGCGCCGCCGCCGTCGCGGCCGCGCGCCGGGACACGGCCGTGCGCCAGCGCGCCGTCGTGCGCGGGAATGCGGTCGAGCAGCTGGCGCCCATGCTGCCGGGCTTCCGATGGAATCCGGCGGACGCGCGCTGGATCGGAAAGCCGGTGGACTTTGTCGTGTTCGACGGCTACAGCGCGGCCAGGGACGGCGCCTGCGCCGATCTGCCCTGGATCGTGCTCGTGGAGGTGAAGTCCGGCCGCGGCGAGATCTCCTCGGATGAGCGCAGGATCCGCGACGCGGTGGAGAAAGGGCGCGTGCGGTACGAGGTCTGGCGCGTGCCCTAG
- a CDS encoding sialidase family protein — protein sequence MRPLALLLLALVVVGCLAGPPPPSEGAREEERQGFPSLAFGPSVGMAQPSGGAEPNLAVLPDGTIFITAVAGGQDRPNALEGAAWLWRSRDGGQSWQTLREPIRDSPFGTVSGTRRPFGSSDADVVATTDGWVYYTDWWNWGAPVAGTHRVGNYLVERSRDGGETWQSAPVTIPEPANIDRQWLLAREGGFIGLFWSGYNHPETLTARERSEIVNDIQGVFSRNHGESWSLPVVVAPPKPNYVYLIAHPFWLPSGEMVVPYAAVFGDYLFDPGEAAYAISADDGRTWTQHAIAPIETAFEGVWPLQGAADAAGRMYVAWQERRGEHIALLVSTSNDKGRTWTSPHAIAAEGVHGLPWVAAQKDGHVTVGWYGGASTGDPRQAPADAQWFAYAADSRDAGATWTIAKVSDEPVKVGPFCLHGAACASDRELLDYVSVTFGPDERLHYAFARSREVGGVKIGHVHYAGQAP from the coding sequence GTGCGCCCGCTTGCCCTGCTCCTGTTGGCGCTCGTCGTTGTCGGATGCCTGGCCGGCCCCCCGCCGCCCTCCGAGGGCGCACGCGAGGAGGAACGCCAGGGTTTTCCGTCGCTTGCTTTTGGCCCTTCGGTTGGCATGGCGCAGCCAAGCGGCGGAGCCGAGCCCAACCTCGCGGTACTCCCCGACGGCACGATTTTCATCACGGCCGTCGCGGGAGGCCAAGATCGCCCGAACGCGCTCGAGGGCGCCGCCTGGCTGTGGCGCTCGCGCGACGGCGGGCAAAGCTGGCAGACGCTTCGGGAGCCCATCCGCGACTCGCCGTTTGGGACCGTTTCAGGCACGAGACGGCCGTTTGGAAGCAGCGACGCGGACGTCGTGGCCACGACGGACGGCTGGGTCTACTACACCGACTGGTGGAATTGGGGCGCGCCCGTCGCGGGCACCCACCGCGTGGGCAACTACCTTGTCGAGCGAAGCCGCGACGGTGGCGAGACGTGGCAGTCCGCGCCCGTCACCATCCCGGAGCCCGCGAACATCGACCGCCAATGGCTCCTCGCGCGCGAGGGCGGCTTTATCGGTCTCTTCTGGAGCGGCTACAACCATCCCGAGACGCTCACGGCGCGCGAGCGAAGCGAGATCGTAAACGACATCCAGGGCGTCTTCTCGCGCAACCACGGCGAGAGCTGGAGCCTTCCCGTCGTCGTGGCCCCGCCCAAGCCAAACTACGTCTACCTCATCGCGCACCCCTTCTGGCTTCCAAGCGGCGAGATGGTCGTTCCGTACGCGGCCGTCTTCGGCGACTACCTCTTCGATCCGGGCGAAGCCGCCTACGCGATCTCCGCCGACGACGGCCGCACGTGGACGCAGCACGCCATCGCGCCCATCGAGACCGCCTTCGAGGGCGTCTGGCCCCTGCAAGGAGCCGCAGACGCCGCCGGCCGCATGTACGTCGCCTGGCAGGAGCGGCGCGGGGAGCACATCGCGCTTCTCGTCTCCACAAGCAACGACAAGGGGCGCACGTGGACCTCACCGCACGCCATTGCAGCCGAGGGCGTCCACGGGCTCCCGTGGGTGGCGGCGCAGAAGGACGGGCACGTCACCGTCGGGTGGTACGGCGGAGCGTCCACGGGCGATCCGCGGCAAGCGCCCGCCGACGCGCAATGGTTCGCCTACGCGGCGGATTCGCGCGACGCCGGCGCCACGTGGACGATCGCGAAGGTGAGCGACGAACCCGTGAAAGTCGGGCCTTTCTGCCTCCACGGCGCCGCGTGCGCCTCCGACCGCGAGCTTCTCGACTACGTGAGCGTGACCTTTGGGCCCGACGAGCGGCTGCATTACGCCTTCGCCCGCTCCCGCGAGGTCGGGGGCGTCAAGATCGGGCACGTGCACTATGCCGGGCAAGCGCCGTGA
- the rnz gene encoding ribonuclease Z gives MGQPRPGIHEGMSITFLGTGGSWPTAERNTACIAVKRGPEVILFDCGEGTQRQFQRSKLSYMQVRRVFVSHLHADHFLGLAGLLQTMSMNERVDPLEVYGPPGIAEIVAGFTRLAYFKPSFAIDVRELRDGDVVPFPGYRIEARAVKHNVPNLGYALVEDPRPGRFNKPRALELGVPEGPAFGSLQTGTPVTLADGRVVRPEDVLGPARRGRKIAYSGDAVPSEAMVELARDADVLVHDSTFGDDYAEANAYGHSTSTQAAYVAKKAGVRALYLTHFSARYRDVRPLLESARRLFEKTHAAHDFLEIDVAFTEEPAEASPEPPGVAPATARRRKA, from the coding sequence ATGGGCCAGCCTCGACCCGGCATCCACGAAGGGATGTCCATCACGTTCCTTGGCACCGGCGGCAGCTGGCCCACCGCCGAGCGCAACACGGCCTGCATCGCCGTGAAGCGGGGCCCCGAGGTGATCCTGTTTGATTGCGGCGAGGGGACCCAGCGGCAGTTCCAGCGCAGCAAGCTCAGCTACATGCAGGTCCGCAGGGTGTTCGTCTCGCACCTCCACGCGGACCATTTCCTGGGGCTTGCCGGCCTTCTGCAGACGATGTCCATGAACGAGCGCGTCGACCCGCTCGAGGTTTACGGGCCCCCCGGCATCGCCGAGATCGTGGCCGGCTTCACGCGCCTTGCCTACTTCAAGCCCTCCTTCGCAATCGACGTGCGCGAGCTTCGCGACGGCGACGTGGTCCCCTTCCCGGGCTACCGCATCGAGGCCCGAGCGGTCAAGCACAACGTGCCCAACCTCGGCTATGCGCTCGTCGAGGATCCGCGCCCGGGCCGCTTCAACAAGCCCCGCGCGCTTGAGCTTGGCGTGCCCGAAGGACCGGCCTTCGGGTCGCTGCAGACGGGCACGCCCGTCACGCTTGCCGACGGGCGCGTCGTGCGGCCCGAGGACGTGCTGGGCCCGGCGCGTCGCGGGCGCAAGATCGCCTACTCGGGCGACGCCGTCCCGAGCGAGGCCATGGTGGAGCTTGCTCGCGACGCCGACGTGCTCGTCCACGACTCCACGTTTGGCGACGACTATGCGGAGGCCAACGCCTACGGGCACAGCACCTCGACGCAGGCCGCCTACGTGGCCAAGAAGGCCGGCGTGCGCGCGCTGTACCTCACCCACTTCTCCGCACGCTACCGGGACGTGCGGCCCCTCCTCGAGTCGGCGCGGCGTCTCTTCGAGAAGACGCACGCGGCCCACGATTTCCTCGAGATCGACGTCGCCTTCACGGAAGAGCCCGCGGAGGCGTCCCCCGAGCCGCCGGGCGTCGCGCCGGCCACGGCACGCCGGCGAAAGGCGTAG
- a CDS encoding RNA-binding domain-containing protein, translating to MIVARVSAAVQPTEDPALVERAVRAFFPGAALETTGARVAGSEEGAKGLAEAIARAKIADTARAILLGNLSRDERTTAFEINKQAAVAGRLNFATVRGPLGDIVVRLEADAPEELRAFIDRAAPDTRAKKYREALSPADLRELLRAQRREWTPEEMLEGSEEPSEPSAEAEEPEEEEGRPGPGGKAGDRRAPADDKRPGG from the coding sequence GTGATCGTCGCACGCGTGTCGGCGGCCGTGCAGCCCACGGAGGACCCGGCGCTCGTGGAGCGGGCCGTGCGCGCGTTCTTCCCGGGCGCCGCGCTCGAAACGACCGGCGCGCGCGTCGCGGGCAGCGAGGAGGGCGCAAAGGGGCTCGCGGAGGCCATCGCGCGCGCCAAGATCGCGGACACGGCGCGCGCCATCCTGCTCGGGAACCTTTCGCGCGACGAGCGCACGACGGCGTTTGAGATCAACAAGCAGGCCGCCGTCGCGGGCCGGCTCAACTTCGCCACCGTGCGAGGTCCGCTTGGCGACATCGTCGTGCGCCTCGAAGCCGACGCGCCCGAGGAGCTTCGCGCGTTCATCGACCGCGCCGCGCCGGACACGCGGGCCAAGAAGTATCGCGAGGCGCTCTCGCCCGCGGATCTTCGGGAGCTCCTGCGCGCGCAACGGCGCGAGTGGACGCCCGAGGAGATGCTCGAAGGATCCGAGGAACCTTCCGAACCGTCGGCGGAGGCGGAAGAGCCGGAGGAAGAAGAAGGACGGCCGGGACCCGGAGGGAAGGCGGGCGATCGACGGGCCCCGGCCGACGACAAGCGGCCAGGCGGCTAG
- a CDS encoding AAA family ATPase codes for MRVIAFTGLPGAGKTVAADVAREMGLPVARMGDCVWDEVRARELPLTEENVARVAREMRERHGPAIWAKLTLGRVAHRGYDLLVVDGVRSPDEVDHLRATLRRDFLLVAVVADEATRWRRIQERKRHDETADHALFAARDAREKAFGIERAMAAANVTIHNDGGLEPLRASIRAILETAAGGKWPSGGAPP; via the coding sequence ATGCGCGTCATCGCCTTCACGGGCCTGCCCGGCGCGGGCAAGACCGTCGCCGCCGACGTCGCGCGCGAGATGGGCCTGCCCGTCGCGCGCATGGGCGACTGCGTGTGGGACGAGGTGCGCGCGCGGGAGCTTCCCCTCACCGAGGAGAACGTGGCGCGCGTGGCGCGCGAGATGCGCGAGCGGCACGGCCCGGCGATTTGGGCCAAGCTCACGCTTGGCCGCGTCGCGCATCGCGGCTACGACCTCCTCGTCGTCGACGGCGTGCGCAGCCCGGACGAGGTGGACCACCTGCGGGCGACGCTCCGGCGCGACTTCCTGCTCGTGGCCGTCGTGGCCGACGAGGCGACGCGCTGGCGTCGCATCCAGGAGCGCAAGCGCCACGACGAGACGGCCGACCACGCGCTCTTTGCCGCGCGCGACGCTCGCGAGAAGGCCTTCGGGATCGAGCGCGCCATGGCGGCGGCCAACGTCACGATCCACAACGACGGCGGGCTCGAGCCGCTGCGCGCGAGCATCCGCGCAATCCTGGAAACCGCCGCCGGCGGCAAGTGGCCAAGCGGGGGCGCGCCGCCGTGA
- a CDS encoding flavoprotein encodes MARRTVSPGLPLAGKRIVLGVSGSIAAVVAPTLAERWVRDGASVLPVLSPAAQRLVRPPAFAAVGCKPAVTSLSGRGEHVAALGDARGGGADLLVLAPATANTVSKVALGVDDNALLTFATTLAARVPILVAPAMHATMLANPPVQENLARLRARGAVVLAARMEEEAAKMASIEEIDAHARRLLSGRPLANRRVLVVAGPTAEPLAEDLVLTNRASGATGVALAEEAFRRGAEVELWMGDVEEPVPTWIGFRRFSTVDDLLALAPLARGFDAVFVPAAVGDYAPAARANGPGEVPLRPLPKFVDAVRKHFAGPLVAWKAQAGGDDAALRRRAQELRARLDATLVVGNRVEDVSAARTRALLVAARSAQPFEGTREALAAALLEAVFPRR; translated from the coding sequence TTGGCGCGCCGCACGGTCTCGCCCGGGCTTCCGCTTGCCGGGAAGCGCATCGTCCTTGGCGTCTCGGGCAGCATCGCAGCCGTCGTGGCGCCCACGCTTGCGGAGAGGTGGGTGCGCGACGGCGCGTCGGTGCTGCCGGTCCTCTCGCCGGCCGCGCAGCGGCTCGTGCGGCCGCCCGCGTTTGCGGCGGTGGGTTGCAAGCCCGCCGTGACGTCGCTCTCGGGCCGCGGCGAGCACGTGGCCGCGCTTGGCGACGCGAGGGGCGGCGGGGCCGATCTTCTCGTCCTTGCGCCCGCGACGGCCAATACGGTGTCGAAAGTCGCGCTTGGCGTCGACGACAACGCCCTTCTCACCTTCGCCACCACGCTTGCGGCGCGCGTCCCGATTCTCGTCGCGCCGGCCATGCACGCGACGATGCTCGCGAATCCGCCCGTGCAGGAGAACCTCGCGCGGCTGCGGGCCCGCGGGGCCGTCGTGCTTGCCGCGCGGATGGAGGAGGAGGCGGCGAAGATGGCCTCCATCGAGGAGATCGACGCGCACGCGCGTCGGCTCCTCTCCGGCCGGCCGCTTGCCAACCGCCGCGTGCTTGTCGTGGCCGGGCCCACGGCCGAGCCGCTGGCGGAGGATCTCGTGCTCACGAACCGCGCCTCGGGCGCGACGGGCGTTGCCCTTGCGGAGGAGGCGTTCCGTCGGGGCGCGGAGGTGGAGCTTTGGATGGGCGACGTCGAGGAGCCGGTTCCGACGTGGATTGGCTTCCGCCGCTTTTCGACCGTGGACGACCTCCTCGCGCTTGCGCCGCTTGCCCGCGGCTTCGACGCGGTGTTCGTCCCGGCGGCCGTCGGCGACTACGCCCCCGCCGCACGGGCAAACGGGCCCGGCGAGGTTCCCCTGCGCCCGCTTCCGAAGTTCGTCGACGCGGTCCGGAAGCACTTCGCCGGGCCGCTTGTCGCCTGGAAGGCCCAAGCGGGCGGGGACGACGCGGCGCTTCGCCGCCGCGCGCAGGAGCTTCGCGCGCGGCTCGACGCGACGCTTGTGGTGGGGAACCGCGTCGAGGACGTCTCCGCCGCGCGCACGCGGGCGCTCCTCGTGGCGGCTCGGTCGGCGCAGCCCTTCGAGGGAACCCGCGAGGCGCTCGCCGCCGCCCTGCTCGAGGCCGTTTTCCCGCGGCGTTAA